The DNA segment TCCGGCGCGCCTCCAGGATGGTGCCGCAACCCATGGTGATGGCGTGTGACGGCACCCTGTCCGCCCCGCCGAAGTCCCCGGCCGCGTCCGTCCGCGTCATGTGGTCCAGCCGTACCAGCGACGTCCGCGATCCCCTGCCCGCCCCCGGCTCGTTGAAGCCGATGTGGCCGGTCCGGCCGATGCCGAGGATCTGCAGGTCGATGCCACCGCACGCCTCGATCAACGCCTCATACGCGCGGCAATGCGGGCCGATGTCACCCGGATCCAGGTTTCCGGACGGGATGTGGGCGTTCTCCGGCCGGATGTCGATGTGATCGAAAAGATGCTCCCGCATGAAGGTCCGGTAGCTCCGCGGGTGGGACGGCAGCAGGCCGAAGTATTCATCCAGGTTGAACGCGACCACGTTCGAAAATGACAGGCCCTCCTCCCGGTGCAGGCGCACCAGCTCCCGGTAGAGCGGCAGCGGCGTCCTCCCCGTCGCCAGTCCCAGCACGGCCATCCGGCCTTCCGCTGCACGGCGTTCGACCAGTGCCTTCATCTCAAGCGCGATGGCTCGGCAGGCACTCTCCGGGGATGGGAAAATCTGACATCTCACAGCCCCGGAACATAGCACAACCCGGCGGCGGAATCTTCGCTATTTCGGTGGTAATACTTGCTTTTTCCGTCATGGACGGAACACCCGCTGGCGGTACTCCCG comes from the Luteolibacter sp. SL250 genome and includes:
- the nagB gene encoding glucosamine-6-phosphate deaminase, with product MLCSGAVRCQIFPSPESACRAIALEMKALVERRAAEGRMAVLGLATGRTPLPLYRELVRLHREEGLSFSNVVAFNLDEYFGLLPSHPRSYRTFMREHLFDHIDIRPENAHIPSGNLDPGDIGPHCRAYEALIEACGGIDLQILGIGRTGHIGFNEPGAGRGSRTSLVRLDHMTRTDAAGDFGGADRVPSHAITMGCGTILEARRIILMAWGAAKAGIVSEAFDNPVADEVPASYLQEHPDASVYLDKAAAADLRGHLCVEEKQHVLKD